A region from the Colius striatus isolate bColStr4 chromosome 12, bColStr4.1.hap1, whole genome shotgun sequence genome encodes:
- the LOC104559753 gene encoding transmembrane 4 L6 family member 1, whose product MCFTRCTRCIGYKLLILALLSIVANILLYFPNGETRFASEHHLSKYVECLHGILGGGLLVLIPAAVFIGLHHDDCCGSFGYEDSGKSCAMLSSVLAALLGVIGSGYCIIISALGLSHGPYCFTHLERNWVYPFTQSSGGYLFEYNKWSECQEPQNIVQWNVTLFSILLVLGGIEFILCFIQIINGIIGGLCGLCCSHEEPYVC is encoded by the exons ATGTGTTTCACAAGGTGCACTAGATGTATTGGTTATAAGCTGCTCATCCTTGCCTTGCTCAGCATCGTGGCCaacattttactttattttcccaATGGCGAAACGAGATTTGCTTCAGAGCATCACCTCAGCAAGTACGTGGAGTGCCTTCATGGCATTCTAGGTGGAGGCCTTTTG GTACTCATTCCAGCTGCGGTGTTCATTGGGCTCCACCACGATGACTGCTGTGGGTCCTTTGGCTATGAGGACAGTGGGAAAAGCTGTGCG ATGCTGTCCTCCGTTCTGGCAGCTCTTCTTGGGGTCATTGGTTCTGGATACTGCATAATCATTTCAGCACTGGGCTTGTCGCATGGACCATATTGTTTTACTCACCTAGAAAGAAACTGGGTCTATCCTTTCACTCAATCCTCTGGAGG GTACTTGTTTGAGTATAACAAGTGGTCTGAATGTCAAGAACCTCAAAACATTGTGCAGTGGAATGTCACCCTCTTTTCCATCCTCCTTGTATTGGGAGGAATAGAGTTCATTCTATGCTTCATACAGATAATCAATGGCATTATTGGAGGACTGTGTGGGTTGTGCTGCAGTCACGAGGAG CCATACGTTTGCTAG
- the TM4SF18 gene encoding transmembrane 4 L6 family member 18: MALETCGSCLSCLLIPLALWSIVVNILLYFPNGKASHAASYQLPNYVWYFEGICFSGVMILLLAVILITLECTVFYRCCQSESCNKTYRSFISIVLSLLGVAFSGYSCIIFTLGLIQGPFCNSSGGWDYIFKDTAGGYLTDYPAWSRCTEPANIVEWNIILLSILIALSGLQMIICSLKVAAELKRTLCGTYSVFVQAGIL; the protein is encoded by the exons ATGGCTTTAGAGACATGTGGAAGCTGTTTGAGCTGTCTGCTGATACCTCTTGCGCTTTGGAGTATTGTTGTTAACATCCTCTTGTACTTCCCTAATGGGAAAGCCTCACATGCCGCCAGTTACCAGCTTCCCAACTACGTGTGGTATTTTGAAGGGATCTGTTTCTCAGGTGTGATG ATCCTTCTGTTGGCGGTAATTCTAATAACACTGGAGTGTACCGTGTTCTATCGGTGCTGCCAGAGTGAGAGCTGTAACAAAACCTACAGG AGTTTTATTTCAATTGTGCTATCCCTGCTTGGGGTTGCATTCTCTGGATACAGTTGCATAATTTTTACCTTGGGATTGATCCAAGGCCCCTTCTGCAATTCATCGGGTGGATGGGATTATATCTTCAAAGACACTGCTGGCGG GTACCTCACAGATTACCCTGCTTGGTCTCGGTGCACTGAACCTGCTAACATCGTAGAGTGGAacattattttactttctaTTCTAATAGCTCTTAGTGGTCTGCAGATGATCATCTGTTCTCTCAAAGTGGCTGCTGAATTGAAGCGGACACTCTGCGGGACCTATTCTGTTTTTGTCCAG gCTGGGATTCTCTGA